The genomic segment AGAACATTGGCCGTCCATTGACGACCCTTATGGATTCAAAGACAGAATCTCCGTATCTGAAAGATCGGTTTTTACCTGTGAAAAGTGGCTCATCAGCCGGATAAAATTCTCCGTTGTATACTACAAACAATCTGCTACAATTTGCCTGCTAAAATAACAATTTTACTTAAAATTTTGCTTTTGTGGGTTTTATACATGGTCAAATACGTCGTTTTAATTGCCTGTTTTAATAATTTGATTTAAGATTTGAATATCCAATTTTTGATTGGGTTCCACCAACAATCCTTTTACTCCGGCATTTTCAGCAGCTATAATATCTGTAGGTTTGTCTCCAATCATGATGCTTTCTTGGGGAGATAGATTAAACTCCGAAATGGCCTTCTGAATCAACAGATGCCCCGGTTTACGGCATAAACATGCGCTAATATCCGGATGGTGCGGGCAATAATAAATTTTAGAAAATTCAATTCCTTGCTTATGAAAAAAATTTATCATCATTTGATGAAAAAAGTGCAAATCTTCGTGTGTATATAACCCTTTGGCTATACCTCCCTGGTTGGTCACAACCATCAATAAATATCCTTGTTGTTGCATTTCTTTTAAAAAAGGGATATTTTCCTTAAGAGGAATAAAATGTTCGTGAAGATAATTGTATTCTCCGCGCTCTTTGATAAGTATTCCGTCCCTATCTAACAATAACCCTTTTTTCATGAAAAAGACGATAGAAAAATATAAATGACTTTCGGATAAATAATGATAATGAAGACAATACCAAAAACAGCCCCCCAAAAATGGGCTTCATGATTGATATAATCCAATTGTTTTTTTGCCATGAAATATGAATAAACAAGGTAGAAAACGCCCCAAACAATTCCGGGCAAGCACAACAAACCATACAAACATAAAGATGACATTGGTTGAAACAGTAAGTAAGCAAATAAAATGGCCGAAACTCCACCACTTGCCCCTACCCCCTGATAAAGATAATTTTCTTGATATTTTTTAAAAGTAGTCAATACCGAAAAAACTGCTCCTCCAATAAATAACAACAAATAATAGTAGTATCCTTTGACACCGAAAATTGCATGTAGATATTCTTCGATTATATTGCCGAATTGATAAAAGACAAATAAATTGATGATTAAGTGTATCCAATCGGCATGGATAAAAATATGTGTAAAAAAACGATACCATTCGTTTCTATGCTTAATGGCGTATGGTGAAAAACTATATTTTGCTATGATCTCTCTTTTGCCGAATGCCTGAATGGAAACAATGGTTATAATAATTGACAAAATCAAAGTGATCATTTATTCATCAAAATTTAAAGTCCCTTGTTGACCGGACGACCAATTATCCCAATTAATTTTTTCGATGTCTTCCTGAGGATTGTCTTCTTTTAACTCATCTTCGGTGATTTGATACAAGCGCGTAATTTCATCGCCTGAAGGAGATTCGAGTTGATCCAATGGTGGCTCTTTCAAACGAGGTTCGAGCCATTCTATATTTTGTAATGCATACCATTTAAATTTATTCCCTTTGGCTTTGATGCTGCGAACTTCGGTTTTTTGATCAACATCCCAAATTTCTTCTGTCCAATTCTCTTCTTTGCTGTTTTTAAATTTGATTTTCATGACCGGTGCATAGTCATAGGAGATTGCTTCTAATTGTTGGTTGTTGTTTTCAGACAAAAAGTAAACCTTATTTTTGCTTAATTCAGGTACAAACCTTTTGACATAAAAATCTCCGGACTTTTTGTCCTTGTATATCACCGTCAATGGTTTTTTCGGTATAAATTTTTCAATTAAAATCAAGTCATCTTCAAAGTGTAATGATAAATCGTAACCCGTAATCAGATAATAACCTGACGCATACACCGAAATGATTTTGTCATCACCTGCAAATTCTCCGAGAAACGAGCCACGTTGATCCACATTCAACCGCATTATGGCATCGTCAAACCATATTTTGCGGGCTTCCAGAGTAGATACTCCTTTTTCTTTTTGCACAACTTTCAAAACCGGATGTTTTGTAAGCTGATTTCCACGGGCATCTCTGCTTTTAATGTCTAAAGTAGAAAAATCATAATCAAATTTAATTTTCCTCAAGCCGGGTTTGTTTTTATGAACCACAGTCACAACTTCGGCCTCACCATTGGGATTGACCGTTAAATAATGTACAAATGCCTTGGAAGCATTACCGGCAAGGTTATATTCTTTATCTCGAGTTACAGCAGGCACCTGGAACCTTTTTACATAAGTTTTTCCGTTATCCAAATTGGTATATATGTAATTGTAGGTAGTACGCTTATCTCCTTTTTTCCAGACACCTGCATAAATGATATTTTTTCCAACAAAGAGTTTTGGGGCAATTTTAACCACCTTCATCGTGCCATTTTTAAAGAATACAATGATGTCATCGATATCAGAACAATCACACACATACTCCCCCTCGTTTTTCATGGCATATCCTAAAAATCCTTCAGAAAAATTCACATATAGCTTTTCATTTTTGACAACCACTTTGGTGGCTTCGATGGTATCAAACAATCTGATTTCGGTTTTTCTTTCTTTTCCTTTACCATACTTTCTTTTTAACTCCTTAAAATAATCAATGGTAAAGTCAACTATATTATCGATGTGATGTTGGGTTTCTTTGATTTGACTTTCGAGTTTGGACATATTTTCTTCAGCAAGCCCTGCATCATACTTTGAGATACGCTTAATTTTTATTTCAGTCAATCGCTCAATATCTTCTTGCGTAACATCTCTATAAAACAAATGCAAATAGGGTTCTAATCCTTTCCGGATGGTAGAAATAATTTCTTCCCAAGTTTCACATTCTTCTATATTTCTGTAAATTCTCTTTTCTATAAATATTTTTTCAAGAGACAGAAAGTGTAATTGTTCTTTTAACTCAAGAAGTTTAATGGACAATTCTTCTTTAAGAATTTTAAGCGTATTGTCTGTGGAATATCTAAGCAAATCGCTCACACCCAAAAACATGGGTTTATCGTCTTTGATAACTGCTATATTGGGAGAAATGGAAACCTGGCAATCGGTAAATGCATAGAGCGCATCAATGGTTTTATCAGGAGAAACACCCGGTGCAAGATGGATAATAATCTCAACTTTTTCGGCGGTGTTGTCTTCAATCTTTTTTACTTTTATTTTACCCTTGTCGTTTGCTTTCAAAATGGAATCAATCAAACTGCCTGTGGTGGTTCCATAAGGAATATCTTCAATCAACAATGTTTTATTGTCAATTTTGGATATTTTGGCCCGTACCAAAATTTTGCCGCCCCTTAGTCCATCATTGTAATTGGAAACATCCATATACCCACCGGTAGGGAAATCGGGATATAATTGAAATGGCTTCTTTCTTAAATATGCAATCGAAGCATCGATCAGTTCGTTAAAATTATGCGGTAAGATTTTGCAAGCCATTCCAACGGCAATACCTTCAGTGCCCAATGCCAACAAAAGTGGAAATTTTACGGGAAGTGTCACAGGTTCTTTATTTCTTCCGTCGTAAGACAATTGCCATTGAGTAACTTTTGGGCTAAACAGCACTTCCAAAGCGAACTTGCTTAACCGGGCTTCAATATAACGGGGTGCGGCAGCCGAGTCGCCTGTAAAAATATTCCCCCAATTACCTTGGGTTTCAATTAGAAGTTCTTTCTGACCCAACTGTACCAATGCATCTCCGATGGAAGCGTCGCCGTGAGGATGGAGTTTCATTGTGTTCCCAATGATGTTGGCCACCTTGTGGAACCTTCCATCCTCCATTTCATACATAGAATGCAGAATTCTTCTTTGCACCGGTTTTAATCCATCGTCAATATGAGGAACGGCTCTTTCAAGAATAACATATGAAGCATAATCAAGAAACCATTCTTTATACATTCCCGAGACCTTGATTACTTGATCTCCGGATTGTCCGTTAGTTTCTTGATGTGTTGGTTTATTTTCGAGGGGCTCCGAATTATCTTGATTTTCCTTATTTTCCATTATTCAGCCAAATCTTTTTCTACTTTCAAATTTTCTATGATAAATTCTTGACGTTCGGGAGTATTTTTTCCCATATAAAACGATAAAATATCATATATAGGGGTCTCTTTTCCGATTATTACCGGACTTAATTTTATATTTTTGCCTATAAATTGCTTGAATTCGTCCGGAGAAATCTCTCCCAATCCTTTAAATCTGGTAATTTCCACCTTTCCTTTGGAGGATAATTTTTGAATGGCTTTTTGTTTTTCTTCTTCATTGTAACAATAGATGGTTTCTTGTTTGTTTCTTACTCTGAAAAGAGGTGTTTGCAAAACATACAAATGTCCGTTTTTCACCAAATCCGGGAAAAATTGCAGAAAGAATGTGATCATCAACAGCCGGATGTGCATCCCATCTACATCGGCATCTGTTGCTATCACCACATAATTGTAGCGCAAATTTTCCATGCCATCTTCCACGCCCAATGCTGCCTGCAACAGATTAAATTCTTCGTTTTCATAAACTACCTTTTTGGTGAGTGAGTAAGTATTGAGCGGTTTTCCCTTTAAACTAAACACCGCCTGAGTATTGACATCTCTTGCCTTGGTAATGGATCCGGCAGCAGAATCGCCCTCTGTGATAAAAAGAGTGGACTCTATACTGCGTTCATGTTTATCGTTGAAGTGTATCCGGCAATCGCGAAGTTTCTTGTTGTGCAAACTTGCTTTTTTTGACCGTTCTTTTGCCAATTTTCTGATACCTGCAAGTTCTTTTCTTTCTTTTTCCGAGCGTAGTATCCTTTCTTGTAATGCAGCAGCAGTTTCGGGATTTTTATGCAAATAATTGTCAAGTTCGGTTTTAAGAAATTCGTAAACAAATGAACGCAAACTTTGCCCTCCCGGTTCTATTTCGTTTGATCCAAGTTTGGTTTTTGTTTGCGATTCAAACACAGGTTCAACAATTCTCACCGACAAAGCAGCGCTGATGGCAGTACGGATATCTGAAACATCATAATCTTTTTGAAAAAAATCCCTGATGACTCTCACATAAGCTTCTTTGAAGGCCTGCAAATGTGTCCCACCTTGTGAAGTATATTGTCCGTTTACATAAGAGTAATATTCTTCGCCATACGAATTGGTATGTGTGATGGCCACTTCTATGTCATCCCCCTTTAAATGTATGATAGGATACAGAATTTCGTCACTTAAATTTTGTTCTAAAAGATCTTTCAGACCATTTTCGGAATGAAATTTTTGATCATTAAAAAATAAAGTAAGTTTACTGTTTAAATAAGCATAATTCCACAATAATTTTTCAACAAAGGCACTTTTGTATTTATAATCAGGGAAAATTTCTTTGTCAGGAATGAAAATTATTTTTGTTCCATTTTTTTCGTTTGTTGCAACTATATCGCTTTCTTCTATCAAATTGCCTCTTTCAAATACGGCTTTTTTCATTTGACCGTCACGGTAACTTTCTACCACAAACAACTCGGAAAGTGCGTTGACGGCTTTTGTTCCCACACCATTTAACCCTACACTTTTTTTAAAAGCTGCACTGTCATATTTTGCACCGGTATTAATTTTAGAAACACAATCTACAACTTTACCCAAAGGAATTCCCCTTCCAAAATCCCTCACTTCCACACGATTATCCTGTATTTTGACAATTATCTTGTTGCCAAAACCCATAACATGCTCATCAATCGAATTGTCGATAATTTCTTTCAACAAGATATAGATTCCATCATCAAATGAAGAACCGTCTCCGAGCTTTCCGATATACATGCCCGGACGCAGACGTATGTGATCTTTCCAATCAAGCGACTTTATATGTTCTTCCGAATAGTTGTAATTCTCTTGCATACGCTGTAAAATTAAGAATTCCAGAGAAAAATTTGCGAAGTAATCAGAATGAGTTATTAACAGATATCAGCGAATAAGTG from the Vicingaceae bacterium genome contains:
- a CDS encoding rhomboid family intramembrane serine protease, which produces MITLILSIIITIVSIQAFGKREIIAKYSFSPYAIKHRNEWYRFFTHIFIHADWIHLIINLFVFYQFGNIIEEYLHAIFGVKGYYYYLLLFIGGAVFSVLTTFKKYQENYLYQGVGASGGVSAILFAYLLFQPMSSLCLYGLLCLPGIVWGVFYLVYSYFMAKKQLDYINHEAHFWGAVFGIVFIIIIYPKVIYIFLSSFS
- the parC gene encoding DNA topoisomerase IV subunit A, whose amino-acid sequence is MENKENQDNSEPLENKPTHQETNGQSGDQVIKVSGMYKEWFLDYASYVILERAVPHIDDGLKPVQRRILHSMYEMEDGRFHKVANIIGNTMKLHPHGDASIGDALVQLGQKELLIETQGNWGNIFTGDSAAAPRYIEARLSKFALEVLFSPKVTQWQLSYDGRNKEPVTLPVKFPLLLALGTEGIAVGMACKILPHNFNELIDASIAYLRKKPFQLYPDFPTGGYMDVSNYNDGLRGGKILVRAKISKIDNKTLLIEDIPYGTTTGSLIDSILKANDKGKIKVKKIEDNTAEKVEIIIHLAPGVSPDKTIDALYAFTDCQVSISPNIAVIKDDKPMFLGVSDLLRYSTDNTLKILKEELSIKLLELKEQLHFLSLEKIFIEKRIYRNIEECETWEEIISTIRKGLEPYLHLFYRDVTQEDIERLTEIKIKRISKYDAGLAEENMSKLESQIKETQHHIDNIVDFTIDYFKELKRKYGKGKERKTEIRLFDTIEATKVVVKNEKLYVNFSEGFLGYAMKNEGEYVCDCSDIDDIIVFFKNGTMKVVKIAPKLFVGKNIIYAGVWKKGDKRTTYNYIYTNLDNGKTYVKRFQVPAVTRDKEYNLAGNASKAFVHYLTVNPNGEAEVVTVVHKNKPGLRKIKFDYDFSTLDIKSRDARGNQLTKHPVLKVVQKEKGVSTLEARKIWFDDAIMRLNVDQRGSFLGEFAGDDKIISVYASGYYLITGYDLSLHFEDDLILIEKFIPKKPLTVIYKDKKSGDFYVKRFVPELSKNKVYFLSENNNQQLEAISYDYAPVMKIKFKNSKEENWTEEIWDVDQKTEVRSIKAKGNKFKWYALQNIEWLEPRLKEPPLDQLESPSGDEITRLYQITEDELKEDNPQEDIEKINWDNWSSGQQGTLNFDE
- the parE gene encoding DNA topoisomerase (ATP-hydrolyzing), whose translation is MQENYNYSEEHIKSLDWKDHIRLRPGMYIGKLGDGSSFDDGIYILLKEIIDNSIDEHVMGFGNKIIVKIQDNRVEVRDFGRGIPLGKVVDCVSKINTGAKYDSAAFKKSVGLNGVGTKAVNALSELFVVESYRDGQMKKAVFERGNLIEESDIVATNEKNGTKIIFIPDKEIFPDYKYKSAFVEKLLWNYAYLNSKLTLFFNDQKFHSENGLKDLLEQNLSDEILYPIIHLKGDDIEVAITHTNSYGEEYYSYVNGQYTSQGGTHLQAFKEAYVRVIRDFFQKDYDVSDIRTAISAALSVRIVEPVFESQTKTKLGSNEIEPGGQSLRSFVYEFLKTELDNYLHKNPETAAALQERILRSEKERKELAGIRKLAKERSKKASLHNKKLRDCRIHFNDKHERSIESTLFITEGDSAAGSITKARDVNTQAVFSLKGKPLNTYSLTKKVVYENEEFNLLQAALGVEDGMENLRYNYVVIATDADVDGMHIRLLMITFFLQFFPDLVKNGHLYVLQTPLFRVRNKQETIYCYNEEEKQKAIQKLSSKGKVEITRFKGLGEISPDEFKQFIGKNIKLSPVIIGKETPIYDILSFYMGKNTPERQEFIIENLKVEKDLAE